The following is a genomic window from Bacteroidota bacterium.
TAGTTACATTAATGGCAAGTGTTTGGGCAATAGATAATGTAATTGCTTTTAACATGAAGTTATTGGATGATGAAGAAAATAAAATTGTCCTTCAAATGCTTTTACAAGTAGTATCATTAACATTAGGTTATTGGATGAGAGGGGATAAGACTAAGAAGTCGACAGAATAAAAAATGCGGAGACTATTAAGCTCCGCCTTAACCAAACCTAAAACCAAACCATGAAAACTACTCTTTTTTTGTGTTACTTAACCTGTTTGCTTCCATTATCGGCATATTACTTTCAGTAGGCACATAAATTACGTTGTTTGACTTATCAATATTATCTATCCAAAACCAATGTAAGTAAGCATCAGTTAAAGACTGCCCGATAATCTGATTTGAACGTGCAATACCATGCGCCCTTATCGTATCAGCTTGTGCCAATAGTGTTGCGCTTTCCATCTTTGCCTTTGCTTCTGCTACTGCAACCTCACGGCTACTTTGAGCATGAGCCAATAATGCTTCACCTTCTTTTTGTTGAGAATAAACATTGTACTTAGGGCATCCCCACATACCCAATACTACCAATCCCATTAAAAATAAGATAATTAAAGTTGATACCGAAATTGTTCCTGCTGTGTTCATAATTGTATATTTTAATAGTGAATTAATAATTAGTTTCTTTTTGCCTATTTAATGTAGGGCTTGCTTGCCTTTCCAATTCCTGTTTTTCATGTAACTTATTCATTTCTCCTGTAGCGTACATAATGCCTGCTAAGAAGCCTAATTCGTAAGTCCGTTCATTTTCCGGTGTCATGTGTAGGTAAGGATATTTAAAGGTCAGGAAGTTCCTGTTATGGCTTTTAATTGCCATTAGGTGTAAGTCAAGTTCATTATCTTCGGTAATTTGTTGTTCTTTGTTCATGTTTATAGATTTTTATAGTTTAAAAATGCCATTTCAAGATTATTGCCTTTCTCACATTGTTTATACCCAAACTCTATTGCTAAAAGGATGGTGCTTTCTTGGTTGCGTTTTAGTCGGGCGTTTTCAGCCTGTAATTCCTTTACTTGTTCAGCAAGTATATCGTATGCTCCGGCTTTTGAAATATTTACTATTTGGTTAAGTAAATTATCTCCGCTTAATAAATCGTTTTCGTTTGCCATAATTGATAAATTGTTATTGTTTGAAAATATTGTGTCTAATAGTTTGCTCATTTGTAATGGCTTTTAGTGGTATCGGGATTAGGGGCTTTAGCAGCCATATTCACAACGCCCTTAGTGGGCAACCATAGGCTGTTATACCGGCTTGCAAGGCTTGTATTGCCATTATCTAAGATATAGTGGAGTTCTCCATCATCCCCGATCATTTCTTCCATAATTTTAGGCATTTGGTAAGTCCTTACTGTTGGATGGAATGTAACAGTATTACCGTTTGTTGTCTTGTTCATAATGTTTAAGTTTTAGTTTGGTTATAATTGGTTGTTCTGTATTGCTTCTTTTGCTTTTTCTGTGTCCAACATTCCCCAATATCCATGATGAATGCCTTTAGGGTCTTGGAGTATTGCCCTTGCTCTGTTTGCCCTTTCCATTAAATCGACAAGAACTTCAATAAGATGTTTGTTCTTATCCTGCAATGCTTCATTTTTTTCTTTTGCAGCCTTTACCATTTCTTTTAAAATCTTAGCTTCTTGTTGCCTGTTTTCTCTTATCCATTTAGCACAATATTCAGGATCATTTGCAAATTCACTTCCCCCCGGCGTTAGGTCATAAAGAAGCATATAAAGTTTATAACTCATTGCCTCCATTTCATTCATTTCCTCCAATACCAACTTTTGCAGTTCAGGTATAAGGGAGAAGGATGCTTCTTTTTTTGTTTCGGGGTGTTCGGATAAATATATTTGCTCAATTTCCCCGTTAGTTAAATCATCTGTTTGCCTATTCTGGTAATAATATGGTGTTCCTTTACCACAATATTTTGCCATTAACGTAATTTTATTATTGCCGCTATATCCATCAAATCTTGGTAATTCATTCCACCATTTAATATAGTCGGGTGTTTGGGTGTTATCTGTAGTCTGTTTCATTGTTGATTTTTTTGTAGTTGATTAAATGATTTTAAAAGATTTCTGCCATTTTCAATAATTACATCTATGGCATTTTTTGCTGCATTGGTTATTAATAACTTTGCCTCTTTTTCTTTTCCCTCAAAATACCATGTATGGAATTGTACAGTGCTGGATAAATCTGGGCGTAAATTTGAGTCAAGTTTTAATATGTCACTTTGTTTTAATCTTGTAGTCTTACCTCCAAAACTACTTTCCTTATTTACCACATATCCTAACTTTGTTTTAACCGCTTCAAATTCACCTATTTTATATTTAAAAGTAGGGCCACCAATATAAATACTAATAACAAATATTTTCATAAATCAATGTTTTAAATAGTTATCAATAATTTCCAATACTCCCCATACAATAACCCCTGCTACAACTATACAGATGCACCAATCAATTATGTACATTCTTTTATGCCATTTTGGTACTTTATAATGGGGCTGTACTGGTGGGTTCCCGTATTCGTTTTTAAATTCTGTTTCGGGGTAGTTGCCGCAATCGCTTTCCCTACCGTTGTAATATTCATGTTGTTTCATCTTTTTTAGTTTTAGATTTTTAAAAAATTAGTTCCCTGTTCTTTGTATTTATGTAATGAGGTTTTTGTTCCTTAGCTTTTGTACTACTATTTAGCTTCATTGGCGACGCTCCGTTCTTATTCAGTTCCTTGATTTAGCTTTACTAAACTGGTAGATTTAAGCGGTTTATTTTTTGCATCTTTTTTAATGTATTCATTTAAAAGAATTATCCTATCTCCTTTAAAGAATATTTGCGGATTAATATAGTAACAGCCTGTCATATCCGCTTTTGCTAAAAGTTTCTTTTCGATTAACTGCGTTATACTTCTATACACAGTTGAATAACCCATCTTTTTTTGCTCCACAACATCAACAATAACTATACAGATACGGTCATTATTATAACGGATATTATCGCTTATATAATCCATTAGATCAAGGGAAGATTTAGACAGCCCATAAAACATTGCAAATTGATTTCTGAATACTTTAGCAAATTCGGATTTATCAACTTCTTTACGGGTACTCAATACAAGCATAGTTTGCGTATTTACTTCGCCTGTATCTTGGTCAACCACATCTTGAAATTTAAAACCGGCTGCTTTGCGTGTTTTTTTTACAACAATATCATCTACAATTCCACTTAAAAAAGGGTTGCTACTGTGGAAAGGATAGTTAGTTAAACCCATTTCGTTTTTCTTTGCCATTTTGAAACTTTATTTTTAGGATTGAATAGTTATACCAAATATAGCATAATAATCAATACAAAGTATCAAAATGATGTTAGCAAATAGAATTAATTACTTTTAGAGTAAACAATAAGAATAAGATACAAACGGCTGAAAGGCTTGTTAATGCTGATTTTTCAGTTTCACTTTTTTCGTTTTTTGT
Proteins encoded in this region:
- a CDS encoding replication/maintenance protein RepL, which gives rise to MAKKNEMGLTNYPFHSSNPFLSGIVDDIVVKKTRKAAGFKFQDVVDQDTGEVNTQTMLVLSTRKEVDKSEFAKVFRNQFAMFYGLSKSSLDLMDYISDNIRYNNDRICIVIVDVVEQKKMGYSTVYRSITQLIEKKLLAKADMTGCYYINPQIFFKGDRIILLNEYIKKDAKNKPLKSTSLVKLNQGTE